The Patescibacteria group bacterium nucleotide sequence GGAAGAAGCCGTTAAATTTATGATTAAGCGTGCATTGCACGAGGCTGAATAATTGGTATGAAAAAAACTCCAAAAATCACAAAAACAACGGTAGAAAAAACACTTGCGCTTGGAAAACTCATTTTTGCTTTTGGCAGAATCCAGCGCGCAGCAACTCACGAAGACGGAGTGAGGCACGAAACCGACACCGATCACACCGTGATGCTAGGTATTGTCGCATGTGCATTTGCAGATGTGTTTGAGCCCCATCTTGATCGTGGTAAGATTGCGCAATTTGCGCTTATACACGATCTTGTAGAAGTGTACTGCGGCGACACTAAAACGATTGTGATCAATCATGAAGAGTTGAGCAAAAAAGCGGAACGGGAGCACCAAGCGCATGAACGCATAAAAAAAGAATTCGGCGCAGTCTATCCATGGATTCACCAGACAATTGAAGAATACGAATCTCTTGCGACACCCGAAGCGCGCTTTGTTAAAACACTCGACAAAGCCATGCCCGCCATATCGTATGCACTTACGAACGGTGCGGGCTTGCGCAAGCTTGGCATTACGCGCAAACAGCTTCTCAAATCAGATTCGGATCAAGAAAAGCGTCTGCGCGGCACATACGCGCATGACCAAAAGAATGCCCTGGCACTTCGCCGACTGCTGATAGGGATTTATTCAAAAAAATACGCTCATTAATTTATATTTTTTTCTTCCGGGAGCATATCCCAGAGTATCTGAAATAGCACTTTAAACATACCGACCATTGCCGGTATACCAATAATAACTGCAAGAGAACGAAGCTCGGTACTAATAATAAGAACTTTATTATCAAAAATATCAATAACACCATCAAACGCATAGCCCGGAGGAAGATACTTCCATGTCCTTAAAAGTTTTGAATCTTTTGGATTGATACCGACCGAACGAGTATCAAGAAGTAGTCTAGTTGTTATTGTGTTTCGAGCTCGATCCTTTCGAAATTGCACAAAAAATTCCGGATCCAGAGCCTCCCAATTCTGACTATTGCCAATAATACTATAAGATTTGCGCTTATACTCTTCTAACATATCACGGTAAAAATTTTTTAATTCTGCCACCGTTGCAATTGGGTGCACTCCTTCGATTTCTTCTTGTCGAACCCCGTTCTTAACAAGCTCAGGGATTATTTTCATGAAAGATTGAAGACGATTTTCATAACGGTTTGCCACTCGCTCAGGTCTTTCGGCGTAAAAAAATTGGCAGTCATTTTTGTAATATCCACCAACAAACCCCTTTTCTTTTAAGTTTTGGAGAATGGAGTAGGTAGTTGTCCTCTTAATGCCTGTTTGTTTGGCAACCATACTTGCTGGAGATGCACCAATACCCAGTAAAACCTTATAGATATCGACTTCTGCATCATTAAGCCCCATTTCTCGTAACGACCCAAGGATTGACATATGTTGACGATAATATTCGACAGATAATAAGTAATATATTTATTATACTATATTTATAATATAATATCAATTTTATACTGGCATTAATCTTTGTCATTACAGTCTCTATCAGGCATACTGGAGCTGTAATAAACATTGTATGACTAATGTAATGCCAGTACAATTAAACTATTCAAGGTATACCGGCAAAAAATACGATCAAGATATCGTTAACGCCATTCCATTTCATAAGGAAATTCATAATGAAATTGTTCGCTATGTAGCCTCTCATTATGATCCAAAAATGACCTATCAGATCCTTGATTTGGGGGTGGGGACGGGAATTACAGCCGCAATTGTTCGCGATCTTCTTCCGTGCGCACACTTCGATGTTATAGACTTTTCAGAACATATGCTTGAAGGTGCGAGAAAGCGGCTGGGATACAGTAATACAACCTTCATTAACGGAGATTATTCGACATTCCGATTTAGAAAAAAGTACGACATCATCATATCTGTCATTGGCATTCATCATCAGCAGGGAACCGGAAAGAAGAAGTTGTTTAAAAAAATCTATTCACTACTAAAGTCAGACGGTGTATTTCTGTTTGGGGATCTTATGACAAGCAGAAATCCGAGAGTTGCCGCACTGAATCATGTCCTTCACTACCATCATCTCGTAGAAAATGCAGTAAACAGAAAAACACTTAGTGAATGGGCGCATCACCATATGTTTTTGAATAACCTTTCACCAATCGAAGATCAAGAAGAATGGCTGCATACTGTTGGATTTGCCGTGCAGCGACTGTTGAGCCAATGGAATACAGCACTCTTGATTTGTAAAAAAAGAAACCACTAAATTCACTCATATGAATAATAAAAAACCCCTCCGCACTGCATCAATTGTAGGTGATACGCGCACCGTACGTCTTGCATCTGGAAAGAATGCGCGAATAACGATGCTGAATAATGCCGCAACAACACCCCCTTTCAAAACAACACTAAAAGCAGT carries:
- a CDS encoding class I SAM-dependent methyltransferase, coding for MTNVMPVQLNYSRYTGKKYDQDIVNAIPFHKEIHNEIVRYVASHYDPKMTYQILDLGVGTGITAAIVRDLLPCAHFDVIDFSEHMLEGARKRLGYSNTTFINGDYSTFRFRKKYDIIISVIGIHHQQGTGKKKLFKKIYSLLKSDGVFLFGDLMTSRNPRVAALNHVLHYHHLVENAVNRKTLSEWAHHHMFLNNLSPIEDQEEWLHTVGFAVQRLLSQWNTALLICKKRNH
- a CDS encoding helix-turn-helix domain-containing protein, which codes for MSILGSLREMGLNDAEVDIYKVLLGIGASPASMVAKQTGIKRTTTYSILQNLKEKGFVGGYYKNDCQFFYAERPERVANRYENRLQSFMKIIPELVKNGVRQEEIEGVHPIATVAELKNFYRDMLEEYKRKSYSIIGNSQNWEALDPEFFVQFRKDRARNTITTRLLLDTRSVGINPKDSKLLRTWKYLPPGYAFDGVIDIFDNKVLIISTELRSLAVIIGIPAMVGMFKVLFQILWDMLPEEKNIN
- a CDS encoding HD domain-containing protein, with protein sequence MKKTPKITKTTVEKTLALGKLIFAFGRIQRAATHEDGVRHETDTDHTVMLGIVACAFADVFEPHLDRGKIAQFALIHDLVEVYCGDTKTIVINHEELSKKAEREHQAHERIKKEFGAVYPWIHQTIEEYESLATPEARFVKTLDKAMPAISYALTNGAGLRKLGITRKQLLKSDSDQEKRLRGTYAHDQKNALALRRLLIGIYSKKYAH